In the Pygocentrus nattereri isolate fPygNat1 chromosome 19, fPygNat1.pri, whole genome shotgun sequence genome, one interval contains:
- the prss56 gene encoding vitamin K-dependent protein C isoform X2 — protein MLLISLLSLMLIGWCAGTPAGREVYRMPQSALKALSDRGTVVLEAALSRALSAVDGATAERSKAEAGCRGCIPCLFQNCGQRLGACAPPESLLMEPSCDVIRRAQSVSDEGERSWALSQACGFYRRRCSTTELNSDSCIRTMGESCSSRVLECSLLNTMQNLEPVTQTRTQAVCGQRGSVGRNLTQPRSRIVGGSPAPPGSWPWLVNLQLDGALMCGGVLVDSSWVLTAAHCFAGSRSESYWTAVVGEFDITKSDPDEQVLKVNRIVTHPKFNQKTFNNDIALVELSSPVVLSERVTPVCLPANIEPPAGTPCLVAGWGSLYEDGPSADVVMEAKVPLLPQSTCRSALGKELLTNTMFCAGYLSGGIDSCQGDSGGPLIFQDRISGRFQLYGITSWGDGCGEKGKPGVYTRVTAFTDWVLNEIQKSVGSREPTCLELLKTSELSEEQQESEFTSLCRFYTLSCPSTVDTAACQRLAQDKCQSRFKKCQLRSFLQSLLDLLQRADDYIRDKVDLTFFTQSLPQLVEHVYSSAVTTRTRRHTPEAEQVVSSSTPAASAWKLPCVFEQVGPLVDDWEKYLNSIAEDLDQHDKLVEAKKHPKEEQLFQEGKESTLHQLEGDLRSNIDDLRSKLASRHAPQPNVRFSWTDFVISSSESKLAPSRTAWPLSDPQSKQSKLSVDNWSTLMLQILSEIELGNQKGQGSDAGSLLSTIVPERGSSLKSPSPSAEKMTAQSQESFVKGTQSPTSSDSLREERLTVTSSTPTPLPLLSQLSSSRKKNASTKEATETAT, from the exons ATGCTACTGATTTCGCTGTTGTCGCTGATGTTGATTGGCTGGTGTGCTGGGACACCTGCAGGAAGAGAGGTTTACAGGATGCCACAGAGCGCACTCAAAG ctctttcAGATAGGGGTACAGTGGTGTTGGAGGCAGCATTATCACGTGCTCTCTCTGCAGTGGATGGAGCCACAGCTGAGAGGAGTAAAGCTGAGGCTGGCTGTAGAGGCTGCATTCCCTGTCTGTTTCAGAACTGCGGACAGCGTTTAGGAGCATGTG CGCCTCCAGAGTCATTGCTGATGGAGCCAAGCTGTGACGTGATCAGACGTGCTCAGAGTGTGTCTGATGAGGGTGAGAGGAGCTGGGCACTGAGCCAGGCATGTGGCTTCTACAGACGTCGCTGCTCCACCACAGAGTTAAACTCTGACTCCTGTATCAGAACCATGGGGGAAAGCTGCAGCTCCAGAGTGTTAGAATGCAGTCTGCTAAATACCATGCAGAATCTAGAGCCAGTCACACAGACCAGAACACAGG CTGTATGTGGTCAGCGGGGATCTGTGGGACGAAACCTGACCCAGCCTCGCTCTAGGATTGTGGGTGGCTCTCCAGCACCCCCTGGCAGCTGGCCATGGCTGGTGAACCTACAGCTGGATGGAGCTCTGATGTGTGGGGGAGTGCTGGTGGACAGCTCCTGGGTCCTTACTGCTGCCCACTGCTTTGCGGG AAGTCGCAGTGAGAGTTACTGGACAGCTGTGGTTGGGGAATTTGACATCACTAAGTCTGACCCTGACGAGCAGGTCTTGAAAGTCAATCGTATCGTCACACACCCCAAG TTCAATCAAAAAACATTCAATAATGACATTGCCCTGGTGGAGCTGAGCTCTCCTGTGGTTTTGTCAGAACGGGTAACGCCTGTCTGTTTGCCCGCTAACATTGAGCCGCCAGCTGGGACACCCTGTCTGGTGGCTGGATGGGGTTCCCTGTATGAAG ATGGTCCGTCGGCTGATGTGGTAATGGAGGCAAAGGTTCCTCTATTGCCTCAGAGCACATGCAGAAGTGCTCTGGGTAAAGAGCTGCTCACCAACACCATGTTTTGTGCTGGCTACTTGTCTGGGGGCATAGACTCTTGCCAG gggGATTCTGGTGGGCCTCTAATCTTTCAGGACCGTATTTCTGGACGGTTCCAGCTATACGGGATCACCTCGTGGGGCGATGGCTGTGGAGAGAAGGGCAAGCCAGGTGTATACACCCGTGTCACAGCCTTTACTGACTGGGTCCTCAATGAAATCCAGA AGTCTGTTGGGAGCAGGGAGCCCACATGTCTAGAGCTTCTGAAGACATCTGAGCTGTCAGAGGAGCAGCAGGAGTCAGAGTTCACCTCACTGTGTCGTTTCTACACCCTGAGCTGCCCTTCGACTGTTGACACTGCTGCATGCCAGCGCTTAGCACAAGACAAGTGTCAGAGCCGCTTCAAAAAGTGCC aGCTGCGCTCGTTCCTGCAGAGTCTGTTAGATCTGTTGCAGAGGGCAGATGATTACATCAGAGACAAAGTGGACCTGACCTTCTTCACTCAAAGTCTTCCTCAGCTGGTGGAACATGTCTACAGTTCTGCAGTCACCACACGGACACGTAGACACACCCCTGAAGCAG aacAGGTAGTCTCCTCCTCCACACCTGCTGCCTCTGCCTGGAAGCTGCCATGTGTATTTGAGCAGGTGGGCCCTCTAGTGGATGACTGGGAAAAATACCTCAACAGCATTGCTGAAGATCTAGACCAGCATGACAAACTCGTAGAGGCCAAGAAGCACCCTAAAGAGGAACAGCTCTTCCAAGAG GGCAAAGAATCAACCCTTCATCAGCTTGAGGGGGATCTGCGTTCCAACATTGATGATCTCCGCTCCAAACTGGCATCTCGCCATGCTCCTCAGCCGAATGTACGCTTCTCCTGGACGGACTTTGTCATTTCAAGTAGCGAATCTAAATTGGCTCCCAGCAGAACAGCCTGGCCCCTGTCAGATCCACAATCTAAGCAGAGCAAACTCTCAGTTGACAACTGGAGCACTCTGATGCTTCAGATACTCAGTGAAATAGAGCTGGGAAATCAGAAAGGCCAAGGGAGTGACGCAGGAAGTCTGTTGAGCACCATCGTTCCTGAACGTGGTTCATCCCTGAAGTCTCCATCACCCAGTGCTGAGAAAATGACTGCACAATCTCAGGAGAGCTTTGTCAAAGGAACTCAGTCACCGACATCTTCTGATTCCCTAAGGGAAGAAAGATTAACAGTTACAAGTTCGACTCCTACGCCGCTTCCTCTGCTTTCTCAGCTGTCCTccagcagaaagaaaaatg CTTCCACAAAGGAGGCGACGGAGACGGCTACATGA
- the LOC108428262 gene encoding COP9 signalosome complex subunit 7b-like codes for MASEQKCGHGSPLQQFVLLAKNLRGAALVSLINRMLETPGVYTFGEFLDLPQVKELSKGPDDGYSRLLELFAYGVYHDYQANESTLPPLSDAQRNKLRHLTIATLAANTQCIPYSVLQTALEVASVRQLEDVLIEAVYSDVINGKLDQCKQQLEVDACIGRDVCSKDTGELAQTLKSWCTRCDSMCCAIESQVHKVRQSRDCLLLIQQQVHTEEGLPGETEQRVSYKSTSKTKNISSPKH; via the exons ATGGCTAGTGAGCAGAAATGTGGTCACGGCAGTCCTCTGCAGCAGTTCGTCCTACTAGCAAAGAACCTCAGAGGAGCCGCGTTAGTTTCACTCATAAACCGCATGCTGGAAACCCCAGGAGTTTATACTTTCGGTGAATTTCTGGACCTTCCGCAAGTTAAAGAG CTGTCAAAGGGTCCTGACGACGGATACTCTCGACTTTTGGAGTTGTTCGCCTACGGCGTGTATCATGATTATCAAG CCAACGAGAGCACCTTGCCTCCTCTCTCTGACGCCCAGAGGAATAAACTAAGGCATTTGACAATCGCTACTTTGGCTGCAAACACGCAG TGCATCCCCTACAGTGTGCTGCAGACAGCTCTGGAGGTGGCCAGTGTGAGGCAGTTGGAAGATGTCCTGATAGAGGCAGTCTACTCAGACGTGATCAACGGCAAACTGGACCAGTGCAAGCAGCAGTTGGAGGTAGATGCCTGCATTGGCCGAGACGTGTGCTCCAAGGACACAGGAGAACTGGCTCAAACACTCAAGAGCTG GTGCACTCGCTGTGATAGCATGTGTTGTGCCATAGAGTCGCAGGTACACAAAGTGAGGCAGAGCAGAGACTGTCTTCTCCTGATCCAGCAGCAGGTCCATACTGAG GAGGGGCTACCAGGGGAGACAGAACAAAGAGTTTCCTACAAAAGCACAAGCAAGACCAAGAACATCAGCAGTCCaaaacattaa
- the prss56 gene encoding serine protease 56 isoform X1: MLLISLLSLMLIGWCAGTPAGREVYRMPQSALKALSDRGTVVLEAALSRALSAVDGATAERSKAEAGCRGCIPCLFQNCGQRLGACAPPESLLMEPSCDVIRRAQSVSDEGERSWALSQACGFYRRRCSTTELNSDSCIRTMGESCSSRVLECSLLNTMQNLEPVTQTRTQAVCGQRGSVGRNLTQPRSRIVGGSPAPPGSWPWLVNLQLDGALMCGGVLVDSSWVLTAAHCFAGSRSESYWTAVVGEFDITKSDPDEQVLKVNRIVTHPKFNQKTFNNDIALVELSSPVVLSERVTPVCLPANIEPPAGTPCLVAGWGSLYEDGPSADVVMEAKVPLLPQSTCRSALGKELLTNTMFCAGYLSGGIDSCQGDSGGPLIFQDRISGRFQLYGITSWGDGCGEKGKPGVYTRVTAFTDWVLNEIQKSVGSREPTCLELLKTSELSEEQQESEFTSLCRFYTLSCPSTVDTAACQRLAQDKCQSRFKKCQLRSFLQSLLDLLQRADDYIRDKVDLTFFTQSLPQLVEHVYSSAVTTRTRRHTPEAEQVVSSSTPAASAWKLPCVFEQVGPLVDDWEKYLNSIAEDLDQHDKLVEAKKHPKEEQLFQEGKESTLHQLEGDLRSNIDDLRSKLASRHAPQPNVRFSWTDFVISSSESKLAPSRTAWPLSDPQSKQSKLSVDNWSTLMLQILSEIELGNQKGQGSDAGSLLSTIVPERGSSLKSPSPSAEKMTAQSQESFVKGTQSPTSSDSLREERLTVTSSTPTPLPLLSQLSSSRKKNELPQRRRRRRLHERQMRGVSSTVCPGVAESAQQVVVTKETYSWILDIAPTNLNMNFQELLVDLTTKNERGLYEARVKATVGGRPLTFYSLVGLENESFYRSMPRIIALALDALKT, from the exons ATGCTACTGATTTCGCTGTTGTCGCTGATGTTGATTGGCTGGTGTGCTGGGACACCTGCAGGAAGAGAGGTTTACAGGATGCCACAGAGCGCACTCAAAG ctctttcAGATAGGGGTACAGTGGTGTTGGAGGCAGCATTATCACGTGCTCTCTCTGCAGTGGATGGAGCCACAGCTGAGAGGAGTAAAGCTGAGGCTGGCTGTAGAGGCTGCATTCCCTGTCTGTTTCAGAACTGCGGACAGCGTTTAGGAGCATGTG CGCCTCCAGAGTCATTGCTGATGGAGCCAAGCTGTGACGTGATCAGACGTGCTCAGAGTGTGTCTGATGAGGGTGAGAGGAGCTGGGCACTGAGCCAGGCATGTGGCTTCTACAGACGTCGCTGCTCCACCACAGAGTTAAACTCTGACTCCTGTATCAGAACCATGGGGGAAAGCTGCAGCTCCAGAGTGTTAGAATGCAGTCTGCTAAATACCATGCAGAATCTAGAGCCAGTCACACAGACCAGAACACAGG CTGTATGTGGTCAGCGGGGATCTGTGGGACGAAACCTGACCCAGCCTCGCTCTAGGATTGTGGGTGGCTCTCCAGCACCCCCTGGCAGCTGGCCATGGCTGGTGAACCTACAGCTGGATGGAGCTCTGATGTGTGGGGGAGTGCTGGTGGACAGCTCCTGGGTCCTTACTGCTGCCCACTGCTTTGCGGG AAGTCGCAGTGAGAGTTACTGGACAGCTGTGGTTGGGGAATTTGACATCACTAAGTCTGACCCTGACGAGCAGGTCTTGAAAGTCAATCGTATCGTCACACACCCCAAG TTCAATCAAAAAACATTCAATAATGACATTGCCCTGGTGGAGCTGAGCTCTCCTGTGGTTTTGTCAGAACGGGTAACGCCTGTCTGTTTGCCCGCTAACATTGAGCCGCCAGCTGGGACACCCTGTCTGGTGGCTGGATGGGGTTCCCTGTATGAAG ATGGTCCGTCGGCTGATGTGGTAATGGAGGCAAAGGTTCCTCTATTGCCTCAGAGCACATGCAGAAGTGCTCTGGGTAAAGAGCTGCTCACCAACACCATGTTTTGTGCTGGCTACTTGTCTGGGGGCATAGACTCTTGCCAG gggGATTCTGGTGGGCCTCTAATCTTTCAGGACCGTATTTCTGGACGGTTCCAGCTATACGGGATCACCTCGTGGGGCGATGGCTGTGGAGAGAAGGGCAAGCCAGGTGTATACACCCGTGTCACAGCCTTTACTGACTGGGTCCTCAATGAAATCCAGA AGTCTGTTGGGAGCAGGGAGCCCACATGTCTAGAGCTTCTGAAGACATCTGAGCTGTCAGAGGAGCAGCAGGAGTCAGAGTTCACCTCACTGTGTCGTTTCTACACCCTGAGCTGCCCTTCGACTGTTGACACTGCTGCATGCCAGCGCTTAGCACAAGACAAGTGTCAGAGCCGCTTCAAAAAGTGCC aGCTGCGCTCGTTCCTGCAGAGTCTGTTAGATCTGTTGCAGAGGGCAGATGATTACATCAGAGACAAAGTGGACCTGACCTTCTTCACTCAAAGTCTTCCTCAGCTGGTGGAACATGTCTACAGTTCTGCAGTCACCACACGGACACGTAGACACACCCCTGAAGCAG aacAGGTAGTCTCCTCCTCCACACCTGCTGCCTCTGCCTGGAAGCTGCCATGTGTATTTGAGCAGGTGGGCCCTCTAGTGGATGACTGGGAAAAATACCTCAACAGCATTGCTGAAGATCTAGACCAGCATGACAAACTCGTAGAGGCCAAGAAGCACCCTAAAGAGGAACAGCTCTTCCAAGAG GGCAAAGAATCAACCCTTCATCAGCTTGAGGGGGATCTGCGTTCCAACATTGATGATCTCCGCTCCAAACTGGCATCTCGCCATGCTCCTCAGCCGAATGTACGCTTCTCCTGGACGGACTTTGTCATTTCAAGTAGCGAATCTAAATTGGCTCCCAGCAGAACAGCCTGGCCCCTGTCAGATCCACAATCTAAGCAGAGCAAACTCTCAGTTGACAACTGGAGCACTCTGATGCTTCAGATACTCAGTGAAATAGAGCTGGGAAATCAGAAAGGCCAAGGGAGTGACGCAGGAAGTCTGTTGAGCACCATCGTTCCTGAACGTGGTTCATCCCTGAAGTCTCCATCACCCAGTGCTGAGAAAATGACTGCACAATCTCAGGAGAGCTTTGTCAAAGGAACTCAGTCACCGACATCTTCTGATTCCCTAAGGGAAGAAAGATTAACAGTTACAAGTTCGACTCCTACGCCGCTTCCTCTGCTTTCTCAGCTGTCCTccagcagaaagaaaaatg AGCTTCCACAAAGGAGGCGACGGAGACGGCTACATGAGAGGCAGATGCGTGGAGTGAGCAGCACAG TATGTCCTGGAGTTGCTGAGTCAGCACAGCAGGTCGTTGTTACCAAGGAGACATATAGCTGGATCTTAGACATTGCCCCTACTAACCTTAATATGAACTTCCAAGAG TTGCTGGTTGACCTCACCACGAAAAATGAACGTGGTCTTTATGAGGCACGGGTCAAGGCGACTGTGGGCGGACGACCTTTGACGTTTTACAGTCTCGTGGGCTTGGAGAACGAGTCGTTTTATCGGAGCATGCCACGCATCATTGCTCTCGCGCTTGACGCACTTAAAACTTAA